The sequence CTTCACACTCCATGCGTTGTATGTCAAAAGCGTGCCCGGATAAACCGGAACCTGCTTTTCAATTAAATAAGCAAGCGTGTGGCCCGTTTGCCACCCGACACTTGCTGCCAAGTCTTCAAATGCCAAGGTGCGAACTTCTTCAACACCTGGGAAATCGCGACCTGACTCAATATAGTCTGCCATGTAGATAATTTGGCTCAGCGTCGTCATGTATGGCGCACCAGTTGTGTGCTGACGAATTGCTGTCAGGATATCTTCGTTTTCAATGCCTAGCT comes from Desertibacillus haloalkaliphilus and encodes:
- the yqeK gene encoding bis(5'-nucleosyl)-tetraphosphatase (symmetrical) YqeK, translating into THDYAKERSDADFLAKIVEKQLDPDLVNWGNNVWHGIVGAEMVKDELGIENEDILTAIRQHTTGAPYMTTLSQIIYMADYIESGRDFPGVEEVRTLAFEDLAASVGWQTGHTLAYLIEKQVPVYPGTLLTYNAWSVK